From the Prunus dulcis chromosome 4, ALMONDv2, whole genome shotgun sequence genome, one window contains:
- the LOC117624573 gene encoding pentatricopeptide repeat-containing protein At1g62350 isoform X1 — protein sequence MLRLAPNLVRRTSSRTPSPSPSSFNFSVCLLLRNTFPQCQQGDHPFQKHYFSWGSKASSPSLSIWRRRKEMGKEGLIAAKELKRLRSHPLRLDQFIRSNVSRLLKSDLVAVLAEFQRQDQVFLSMKIYDVVRKEIWYRPDMFFYRDMLMMLGRNKKVDEAKQVWGDLKREEVLFDQHTFGDIIRAFLDNGLPSEAMEIYDEMRQSPHPPISLPFRVILKGLLPYPELREKVKDDFLELFPDMIIYDPPEDLFEDQECKREN from the exons ATGTTACGCCTGGCTCCCAATCTTGTACGAAGAACCTCATCTAGAACCCCTTCACCCTCACCCTCCTCTTTCAATTTCTCAGTATGTTTGTTGCTTCGAAACACTTTCCCTCAATGCCAACAGGGAGACCACCCTTTCCAGaagcattatttttcttggggGTCGAAGGCGTCAAGCCCTAGCCTCTCCATATGGAGGCGCAGGAAAGAGATGGGGAAGGAGGGTCTTATCGCGGCTAAGGAGCTCAAGAGGCTCCGCTCCCATCCTCTCCGCCTCGACCAGTTCATACGCTCAAACGTGTCCCGCTTGCTCAAGTCCGATCTTGTAGCTGTTCTTGCCGAGTTCCAGAGACAAGACCAGGTCTTTCTCTCCATGaag ATATATGATGTGGTGCGTAAAGAAATTTGGTATCGACCAGACATGTTCTTTTACAGGGACATGCTTATGATGCttggaagaaacaaaaaggtaGATGAAGCAAAGCAGGTTTGGGGAGATCTGAAGAGAGAGGAAGTTCTGTTTGATCAGCATACTTTTGGGGATATTATCAGGGCTTTTCTAGATAATGGATTGCCCTCGGAGGCAATGGAGATATATGATGAAATGAGACAATCTCCTCATCCTCCAATCTCACTGCCTTTTAGAGTAATATTGAAGGGGCTTCTTCCATACccagaattgagggagaaggTGAAAGATGACTTCTTGGAGCTATTTCCTGATATGATCATCTATGACCCACCCGAAGACTTATTTGAAGATCAAGAAtgtaaaagagaaaattaa
- the LOC117624573 gene encoding pentatricopeptide repeat-containing protein At1g62350 isoform X2, with translation MSASLAAFERPRPGGSNTIYDVVRKEIWYRPDMFFYRDMLMMLGRNKKVDEAKQVWGDLKREEVLFDQHTFGDIIRAFLDNGLPSEAMEIYDEMRQSPHPPISLPFRVILKGLLPYPELREKVKDDFLELFPDMIIYDPPEDLFEDQECKREN, from the exons ATGTCGGCCTCTTTAGCTGCTTTTGAGCGCCCAAGACCCGGAGGTTCTAATACG ATATATGATGTGGTGCGTAAAGAAATTTGGTATCGACCAGACATGTTCTTTTACAGGGACATGCTTATGATGCttggaagaaacaaaaaggtaGATGAAGCAAAGCAGGTTTGGGGAGATCTGAAGAGAGAGGAAGTTCTGTTTGATCAGCATACTTTTGGGGATATTATCAGGGCTTTTCTAGATAATGGATTGCCCTCGGAGGCAATGGAGATATATGATGAAATGAGACAATCTCCTCATCCTCCAATCTCACTGCCTTTTAGAGTAATATTGAAGGGGCTTCTTCCATACccagaattgagggagaaggTGAAAGATGACTTCTTGGAGCTATTTCCTGATATGATCATCTATGACCCACCCGAAGACTTATTTGAAGATCAAGAAtgtaaaagagaaaattaa